From Diospyros lotus cultivar Yz01 chromosome 4, ASM1463336v1, whole genome shotgun sequence, a single genomic window includes:
- the LOC127800395 gene encoding mitogen-activated protein kinase 15 isoform X2, which yields MQPDQRKKPSVDVNFFTEYGEGSRYRIEEVIGKGSYGVVCSAYDTHLGEKVAIKKINDIFEHVSDATRILREIKLLRLLRHPDIVEIKHILLPPSRREFKDIYVVFELMESDLHQVIKANDDLTPEHYQFFLYQLLRGLKYIHTANVFHRDLKPKNILANADCKLKICDFGLARVAFNDTPTAIFWTDYVATRWYRAPELCGSFFSKYTPAIDIWSIGCIFAELLTGKPLFPGKNVVHQLDLMTDMLGTPSPEAIARIRNEKARRYLNSMRRKRPIPFSQKFPNVDPLALRLLERMLAFDPKDRPSAEEALADPYFKNLARVEREPSAQPVTKMEFEFERRRVTKEDVQKLIYREILEYHPKMLKEYLEGAEPTGFMYPSAVDQFKKQFAYLEEHHANGGSIAPPERQHTSLPRPCVLHSSDNSTQSSEEVMNNLSKFGIKDVEKLQMDRISAIPMTRMPLQVPSSNHGGAARPGKVGLALRYGNCGAAAAAGEALEQRRGVRNPAVPTQAAVSSSSYPRRNPGCKDERGEGVDGSNGLQPKPQYMARKVAAAQGGSGTQWY from the exons ATGCAACCTGATCAGCGTAAAAAG CCCTCAGTAGATGTCAACTTTTTCACTGAATATGGTGAGGGGAGCAGGTATAGGATTGAGGAAGTAATTGGTAAAGGAAGCTATGGAGTTGTTTGCTCTGCATATGATACTCATCTTGGGGAAAAAGTAGCCATTAAGAagattaatgatatttttgaaCACGTCTCTGATGCAACACGCATTCTTCGTGAGATTAAACTTCTTAGACTCCTTCGCCACCCAGACATTGTGGAAATCAAACACATCTTATTGCCTCCATCCAGAAGGGAATTCAAAGACATATACGTTGTTTTTGAACTCATGGAATCTGATTTGCACCAGGTTATTAAAGCAAATGATGATTTGACACCAGAACATTATCAGTTCTTTCTTTATCAGCTTCTTCGTGGTTTAAAGTACATACACACAG CAAATGTGTTCCACCGTGATCTAAAACCAAAAAACATTTTAGCAAATGCTGATTGCAAACTCAAGATATGTGATTTTGGTCTTGCGAGAGTGGCCTTTAATGACACCCCCACTGCTATATTTTGGACA GACTATGTTGCAACAAGATGGTATAGGGCTCCTGAATTATGTGGCTCCTTTTTCTCTAAG TACACACCTGCAATAGATATATGGAGCATTGGTTGCATATTTGCTGAACTTTTAACTGGAAAGCCTCTCTTTCCCGGGAAAAATGTAGTTCATCAATTGGACTTGATGACTGATATGTTGGGAACACCATCTCCAGAAGCCATAGCCAGG ATAAGAAATGAGAAAGCTCGTAGATACTTGAACAGTATGCGGAGGAAAAGGCCTATACCTTTCTCTCAAAAGTTTCCAAATGTAGATCCCCTTGCGCTTCGCTTGCTAGAAAGAATGCTAGCATTTGATCCCAAGGATCGCCCTTCAGCTGAAGAG GCTCTTGCAGATCCATATTTCAAGAACTTGGCCAGGGTTGAGAGAGAACCCTCTGCTCAACCTGTTACTAaaatggaatttgaatttgaaagaCGAAGGGTGACAAAGGAAGATGTTCAAAAGCTAATATATAGAGAGATTCTTGAATACCATCCAAAGATGTTGAAAGAGTACCTAGAGGGAGCAGAACCCACAGGCTTCATGTATCCAAG TGCTGTTGACCAATTTAAGAAGCAATTTGCTTACCTTGAGGAGCACCATGCAAATGGCGGATCTATTGCTCcacctgaaaggcaacatacaTCACTACCtag GCCATGTGTATTGCATTCTTCTGATAATTCAACACAGAGTTCAGAAGAAGTCATGAATAATCTTTCCAAATTTGGCATCAAAGATGTTGAAAAGCTGCAGATGGATAGGATATCTGCGATCCCTATGACAAGAATGCCTCTCCAAGTTCCCTCAAGTAACCATG GTGGAGCTGCGAGACCTGGGAAGGTAGGGTTGGCATTACGGTACGGCAACTGTGGAGCAGCGGCAGCTGCTGGAGAGGCTCTTGAACAGCGCAGGGGGGTTAGAAATCCAGCCGTTCCAACTCAGGCTGCTGTTTCTAGCTCTTCATATCCGAGAAGAAACCCAGGCTGTAAAGATGAGAGGGGAGAAGGAGTTGATGGATCCAACGGGCTGCAGCCAAAGCCTCAGTATATGGCAAGGAAAGTGGCTGCAGCTCAAGGAGGATCTGGAACCCAGTGGTATTGA
- the LOC127800395 gene encoding mitogen-activated protein kinase 15 isoform X1, which translates to MQPDQRKKPSVDVNFFTEYGEGSRYRIEEVIGKGSYGVVCSAYDTHLGEKVAIKKINDIFEHVSDATRILREIKLLRLLRHPDIVEIKHILLPPSRREFKDIYVVFELMESDLHQVIKANDDLTPEHYQFFLYQLLRGLKYIHTANVFHRDLKPKNILANADCKLKICDFGLARVAFNDTPTAIFWTDYVATRWYRAPELCGSFFSKYTPAIDIWSIGCIFAELLTGKPLFPGKNVVHQLDLMTDMLGTPSPEAIARIRNEKARRYLNSMRRKRPIPFSQKFPNVDPLALRLLERMLAFDPKDRPSAEEALADPYFKNLARVEREPSAQPVTKMEFEFERRRVTKEDVQKLIYREILEYHPKMLKEYLEGAEPTGFMYPSAVDQFKKQFAYLEEHHANGGSIAPPERQHTSLPRPCVLHSSDNSTQSSEEVMNNLSKFGIKDVEKLQMDRISAIPMTRMPLQVPSSNHAGGAARPGKVGLALRYGNCGAAAAAGEALEQRRGVRNPAVPTQAAVSSSSYPRRNPGCKDERGEGVDGSNGLQPKPQYMARKVAAAQGGSGTQWY; encoded by the exons ATGCAACCTGATCAGCGTAAAAAG CCCTCAGTAGATGTCAACTTTTTCACTGAATATGGTGAGGGGAGCAGGTATAGGATTGAGGAAGTAATTGGTAAAGGAAGCTATGGAGTTGTTTGCTCTGCATATGATACTCATCTTGGGGAAAAAGTAGCCATTAAGAagattaatgatatttttgaaCACGTCTCTGATGCAACACGCATTCTTCGTGAGATTAAACTTCTTAGACTCCTTCGCCACCCAGACATTGTGGAAATCAAACACATCTTATTGCCTCCATCCAGAAGGGAATTCAAAGACATATACGTTGTTTTTGAACTCATGGAATCTGATTTGCACCAGGTTATTAAAGCAAATGATGATTTGACACCAGAACATTATCAGTTCTTTCTTTATCAGCTTCTTCGTGGTTTAAAGTACATACACACAG CAAATGTGTTCCACCGTGATCTAAAACCAAAAAACATTTTAGCAAATGCTGATTGCAAACTCAAGATATGTGATTTTGGTCTTGCGAGAGTGGCCTTTAATGACACCCCCACTGCTATATTTTGGACA GACTATGTTGCAACAAGATGGTATAGGGCTCCTGAATTATGTGGCTCCTTTTTCTCTAAG TACACACCTGCAATAGATATATGGAGCATTGGTTGCATATTTGCTGAACTTTTAACTGGAAAGCCTCTCTTTCCCGGGAAAAATGTAGTTCATCAATTGGACTTGATGACTGATATGTTGGGAACACCATCTCCAGAAGCCATAGCCAGG ATAAGAAATGAGAAAGCTCGTAGATACTTGAACAGTATGCGGAGGAAAAGGCCTATACCTTTCTCTCAAAAGTTTCCAAATGTAGATCCCCTTGCGCTTCGCTTGCTAGAAAGAATGCTAGCATTTGATCCCAAGGATCGCCCTTCAGCTGAAGAG GCTCTTGCAGATCCATATTTCAAGAACTTGGCCAGGGTTGAGAGAGAACCCTCTGCTCAACCTGTTACTAaaatggaatttgaatttgaaagaCGAAGGGTGACAAAGGAAGATGTTCAAAAGCTAATATATAGAGAGATTCTTGAATACCATCCAAAGATGTTGAAAGAGTACCTAGAGGGAGCAGAACCCACAGGCTTCATGTATCCAAG TGCTGTTGACCAATTTAAGAAGCAATTTGCTTACCTTGAGGAGCACCATGCAAATGGCGGATCTATTGCTCcacctgaaaggcaacatacaTCACTACCtag GCCATGTGTATTGCATTCTTCTGATAATTCAACACAGAGTTCAGAAGAAGTCATGAATAATCTTTCCAAATTTGGCATCAAAGATGTTGAAAAGCTGCAGATGGATAGGATATCTGCGATCCCTATGACAAGAATGCCTCTCCAAGTTCCCTCAAGTAACCATG CAGGTGGAGCTGCGAGACCTGGGAAGGTAGGGTTGGCATTACGGTACGGCAACTGTGGAGCAGCGGCAGCTGCTGGAGAGGCTCTTGAACAGCGCAGGGGGGTTAGAAATCCAGCCGTTCCAACTCAGGCTGCTGTTTCTAGCTCTTCATATCCGAGAAGAAACCCAGGCTGTAAAGATGAGAGGGGAGAAGGAGTTGATGGATCCAACGGGCTGCAGCCAAAGCCTCAGTATATGGCAAGGAAAGTGGCTGCAGCTCAAGGAGGATCTGGAACCCAGTGGTATTGA
- the LOC127800781 gene encoding ribonucleoside-diphosphate reductase small chain A, whose product MGSLRNGVGTELHEHGEKPEENEVEGEEPILREQSQRFCMFPIRYQQLWEMYKKAEASFWTAEEVDLSQDLHQWDSLANTEKHFISHVLAFFATSDGIVLENLAARFLNDVQIPEARAFYGFQIAMENIHSEMYSLLLETYIRDSKEKHRLFNAIENIPCVAQKANWALNWIQSSTFFAERLVAFACIEGIFFSGSFCAIFWLKKRGLMPGLTFSNELISRDEGLHCDFACLLYSLLQKRLPWQKVHHIVHEAVEIEVQFVCEALPCALIGMNSTLMSQYIKFVADRLLVALGYHKKYNVENPFDWMEFISLQGKANFFERRVGDYQKASVMQGLQDGAKNFVFKLDEDF is encoded by the exons ATGGGCTCTCTGAGAAATGGCGTAGGGACTGAACTACACGAACACGGAGAAAAGCCAGAAGAAAATGAAGTAGAAGGAGAAGAACCCATATTAAGGGAGCAATCACAGAGGTTTTGCATGTTCCCAATTCGATACCAACAACTTTGGGAGATGTACAAGAAGGCCGAAGCCAGTTTTTGGACCG CTGAGGAGGTGGATCTTTCCCAGGATCTCCACCAGTGGGACTCTTTGGCTAACACTGAGAAACACTTCATAAGCCATGTATTGGCATTTTTTGCTACATCTGATGGGATTGTTTTGGAAAACTTGGCTGCAAGATTCTTGAATGATGTCCAAATTCCAGAG GCACGGGCATTTTATGGATTCCAAATTGCGATGGAGAATATACATTCTG AGATGTACAGCTTGCTTTTGGAAACGTACATCAGAGATTCAAAGGAGAAACATAGATTGTTTAATGCAATTGAGAATATTCCTTGTGTTGCTCAAAAAGCTAACTGGGCTTTGAATTGGATACAAAG CTCCACCTTTTTTGCAGAAAGACTTGTTGCCTTTGCATGTATCGAAGGAATATTCTTCTCAGGGAG CTTTTGCGCcattttttggcttaaaaaGAGGGGACTCATGCCAGGATTGACATTCTCAAATGAACTTATTTCTAGAGATGAGGGTCTCCATTGTGATTTTGCTTGTCTACTATACAG TTTGTTACAGAAGAGGCTGCCATGGCAAAAAGTCCATCACATTGTGCATGAAGCTGTTGAAATTGAGGTTCAGTTTGTTTGTGAAGCTCTTCCATGTGCATTGATTGGGATGAATTCAACCCTTATGAGCCAATATATAAAGTTTGTTGCTGACCGTCTTTTG GTTGCTCTAGGGTACCACAAGAAGTACAAtgttgaaaatccttttgattggaTGGAATTTATTTCCTTACA AGGAAAAGCCAACTTCTTTGAGAGAAGGGTGGGTGATTATCAGAAGGCTTCTGTGATGCAAGGCCTACAAGATGGTGCAAAAAATTTTGTCTTCAAACTTGATGAAGACTTCTAG